One Bradyrhizobium zhanjiangense DNA segment encodes these proteins:
- a CDS encoding TadE/TadG family type IV pilus assembly protein codes for MDPRRLCSHSFDAPFGPERHARRRERAVSLLERFARDQSGSYVIISALLMPVLVGTAGLGTEVGWWYYKHKNMQSAADSGAVSAATAASAGTDPSSEAKAVTANYGYANGANNVTVTVNQPPKTGNHTSNSQAIEVIVSQPQQRLLSALFGSDPVLITARSVALPNSGTGCVLALNSSASPAVNVSGGNQLNLIKCNLYSNSSASPSLNVAGSASVAANQVGVVGDVSGASSITATNGVKTHILPVADPYANVSPPARPSCTNGKIVVNSNGKTTSLDPGCYTGSITVNAGAVLNLNPGIYYLDGASLSVAGNATITGSGVTLVFTGSGSNWGTASIGSNATVDLTAPTSGATKGIVMYGDRNMPAGTAFNLTGGSTQNFGGAIYLPKANLSFSGGNGTSTSCTKIIADTLTFSGTSNLQVNCTALGTATIGSQTAQLIE; via the coding sequence ATGGACCCCCGGAGACTTTGCAGCCATTCGTTCGATGCACCATTCGGCCCAGAGCGACATGCTCGTCGGCGCGAGCGGGCGGTTAGCCTGCTTGAACGATTCGCCCGAGATCAGTCGGGCAGCTATGTGATCATTTCGGCGCTGCTGATGCCGGTCCTGGTCGGCACAGCAGGGCTCGGCACGGAAGTGGGCTGGTGGTACTACAAACATAAGAACATGCAGAGCGCGGCTGACTCTGGCGCGGTCAGCGCTGCGACAGCGGCGAGTGCAGGGACCGACCCCTCGTCCGAAGCCAAAGCGGTTACGGCAAACTACGGTTACGCGAACGGGGCAAACAACGTCACGGTCACGGTGAACCAGCCGCCGAAGACAGGCAATCACACATCCAATTCGCAGGCCATCGAAGTCATCGTGAGTCAACCGCAACAGCGGCTGCTATCAGCCCTGTTCGGCTCGGATCCTGTCCTCATAACCGCACGATCTGTCGCCCTGCCCAATTCCGGGACAGGCTGCGTACTTGCGCTCAACTCGAGCGCAAGTCCCGCTGTCAACGTCAGCGGCGGCAACCAGCTCAACTTGATCAAGTGCAACCTTTACAGCAACTCAAGTGCAAGCCCCTCACTCAACGTTGCCGGCAGCGCCTCGGTCGCTGCAAATCAGGTCGGAGTGGTTGGCGACGTCTCAGGCGCGAGCAGCATCACGGCGACCAACGGTGTCAAGACGCACATTTTGCCCGTCGCCGACCCCTACGCCAACGTCTCTCCCCCCGCGAGGCCGAGTTGCACCAACGGCAAGATAGTGGTCAACTCCAATGGAAAAACAACCTCGCTCGACCCCGGCTGCTACACGGGCAGCATTACGGTCAATGCCGGCGCAGTCCTGAACCTTAATCCAGGCATCTATTATCTGGACGGGGCAAGCTTGAGCGTCGCTGGAAACGCCACCATCACGGGCAGCGGCGTAACCCTGGTGTTTACCGGCTCGGGAAGCAACTGGGGCACCGCTTCGATCGGCAGCAACGCGACCGTCGACCTGACGGCGCCGACCAGCGGCGCCACGAAAGGCATCGTCATGTACGGCGATCGCAATATGCCGGCCGGGACTGCTTTCAATCTCACCGGCGGCAGCACACAGAACTTCGGCGGTGCCATCTACCTGCCAAAGGCCAACCTCAGCTTCAGTGGCGGCAACGGCACGAGCACATCCTGCACCAAAATCATCGCGGATACGCTGACGTTCAGCGGCACGTCGAACCTCCAGGTCAATTGTACCGCGCTCGGCACCGCGACGATAGGTTCGCAAACCGCGCAGCTCATCGAATGA
- a CDS encoding DUF2093 domain-containing protein has product MLNKFGPSGHGEAQVQYLDGDFRVISPGTYVRCAITDTRIPLDELKYWSVDLQEAYATPAAVLQRHFPGAPKPQG; this is encoded by the coding sequence GTGCTGAACAAGTTTGGCCCCTCGGGCCATGGCGAAGCGCAGGTGCAATATCTCGACGGCGATTTCCGGGTGATCTCGCCGGGGACCTATGTGCGCTGCGCGATCACCGACACGCGTATCCCGCTCGACGAATTGAAATACTGGAGCGTGGATCTGCAGGAAGCCTACGCCACGCCCGCCGCCGTGCTCCAGCGGCATTTCCCCGGCGCGCCGAAGCCGCAGGGATAA